One window of Chamaesiphon minutus PCC 6605 genomic DNA carries:
- a CDS encoding glutathione S-transferase family protein: MSLTFYAAPMSTASITEAVLAELGIDCDRIDLDLSAGDTKKPEYLKINPNGKVPTIVHDGTAIWESSAITMYLGELFGVDAKLYPAPGPQRGEAMKWIAWSNVTLAESAGRLFVSLPPEMQGDPATNATELEKVTSEQKSEIAMERAKADIADCFNILNIGLEGRSFLIGEYSLADTHLQGLVGWIASMNVDLTPFPNVTEWLQRCYQRPAIAKLMAGW, from the coding sequence ATGAGTTTAACTTTTTATGCTGCACCCATGTCCACCGCAAGTATTACCGAAGCCGTTCTTGCCGAACTGGGGATAGATTGCGATCGCATCGATCTCGATCTCAGTGCTGGCGATACCAAAAAGCCTGAATACCTCAAAATCAACCCAAATGGCAAAGTCCCCACGATCGTACATGATGGCACAGCAATCTGGGAGTCATCCGCAATCACAATGTATCTCGGAGAACTCTTTGGTGTAGATGCCAAGCTTTATCCCGCCCCAGGGCCACAGCGCGGCGAAGCAATGAAATGGATCGCTTGGAGCAACGTTACCCTAGCCGAATCTGCTGGTCGATTGTTCGTATCGCTACCTCCAGAAATGCAAGGCGATCCGGCAACAAATGCGACCGAACTTGAAAAAGTTACATCCGAACAAAAAAGTGAGATCGCTATGGAGCGAGCAAAGGCTGACATCGCTGATTGTTTCAACATCCTGAACATCGGACTGGAGGGTCGATCGTTCTTAATTGGCGAATATAGTCTTGCGGATACTCACCTCCAGGGCCTAGTCGGCTGGATTGCTTCGATGAATGTCGATCTCACTCCCTTCCCCAATGTTACGGAATGGTTGCAACGTTGTTATCAGCGTCCGGCGATCGCCAAACTGATGGCTGGTTGGTAA
- a CDS encoding nuclear transport factor 2 family protein has protein sequence MISSTARNSLVSAISLSIAIVAIAPAQADNKAKIQPTIQTSYDRINAAFVRKDIQGATALFTPDYVSISPKGEKQTLSEFREHYNNLFTRFNIKLTSNKATIKTIDTNASGIDVAIEQKTEGTIAGFNKIVINQTSRDSWLKTPQGWRLKQSKILTSQTTFNGQTFKG, from the coding sequence ATGATCTCATCTACCGCCAGAAATTCGCTGGTTTCAGCTATTTCGCTCTCGATCGCGATCGTGGCAATTGCACCCGCACAGGCAGATAATAAGGCCAAAATTCAACCGACGATCCAAACAAGTTACGATCGCATCAATGCCGCCTTTGTCCGGAAAGATATTCAAGGTGCCACTGCACTTTTTACTCCCGATTACGTGAGCATTAGCCCTAAAGGGGAGAAACAAACTTTATCAGAATTTCGCGAGCATTATAATAATCTTTTTACACGATTCAATATTAAATTAACATCTAATAAAGCCACTATCAAAACTATCGATACTAATGCGAGTGGCATCGATGTGGCAATAGAACAAAAGACCGAAGGCACGATTGCTGGCTTTAACAAGATCGTCATCAACCAAACATCTCGCGATTCTTGGCTAAAAACTCCCCAAGGTTGGCGATTGAAACAAAGCAAAATTTTAACCAGTCAGACTACTTTTAACGGTCAAACTTTTAAAGGATAA
- a CDS encoding DUF2269 family protein — MKLNINQRNWLLSLHITAGGLWFGTALCSAALALSLRALTNGDALYGINVARNLMGQFIIVPAAVLSVITGVLLCSFTNWGFFKHNWVMVKQLLTLISIVAGSIWLGPWTKEMTTISETARSQAWQNADYLRLENAVMVGGVLQTIVLIIIIFISTVKPWSRRKTSR; from the coding sequence ATGAAACTGAATATAAATCAGAGAAACTGGTTGCTGAGTCTACACATCACTGCCGGCGGTTTATGGTTTGGGACAGCGTTGTGTTCTGCGGCTTTAGCTTTAAGCCTTCGCGCTTTAACCAATGGCGATGCACTTTATGGAATCAATGTTGCCCGTAATTTAATGGGGCAATTCATCATCGTACCTGCGGCGGTGCTGTCAGTTATTACTGGAGTTCTGCTTTGTAGCTTCACCAACTGGGGATTTTTCAAACATAACTGGGTGATGGTAAAACAACTGTTGACATTGATATCGATCGTGGCTGGATCGATTTGGCTGGGGCCTTGGACGAAGGAGATGACCACAATTTCTGAAACGGCACGCTCTCAAGCATGGCAAAATGCCGACTACCTTCGACTTGAGAACGCAGTCATGGTAGGTGGAGTCTTGCAAACAATAGTGCTGATAATAATCATCTTTATTTCGACAGTCAAACCCTGGAGCCGACGCAAGACAAGCCGTTAA
- a CDS encoding non-ribosomal peptide synthetase — protein sequence MQTIEFLAYLRSLDIQVVIEDEKFRCTAPEGTLTPTLRAEIQARKAEIVAFLAATHHPSHHTCGSLVPISRSGHLPLSFAQQRLWFLDRLIPNNPFYNIPLALNLTGTIDLAALERTFNEIVRRHEALRTTMAIESGQPVQVIHPTLAIPLPVIDLTQIPAAEREIRSRQLTERAAQEPFDLSTPPLLRVKLLRLEQTRFILLLTLHHIVADGWSLGVLMQEISALYPAFASNRPSSLPELPIQYADFAYWQRQCLQGRVLATQLSYWQQQLEGISLLNLPTDRPRLSAQTYQGARQPLQLSPHLSWALLALSQQEGVTLFITLLAAFQVWLCRYTQQEDIAIGSPIANRNRSEIEGLIGFFVNSLVLRTDLSGNPTFREVLKRVKQVALGAYTHQDLPFEKLVAELDPERSLNKNPLFQVVFALQTAPISALELPDLILSPLPFTTETTRFDLELHLWEPNTQNGLWADSSDGISGFIIYSTDLFDAATIERMTGHFQTLLEGIVANPEHQIGYLPLLSKSELDTVLVEWNATQRDYPQDTSVDLLFESVARQYPDSLALVSAHEQLTYNDLNIRSNKLAHYLKKVGVKPEVLVGIYVERSCDLVVGMLGILKAGGAYVPIDPTYPAERVNLTIRDAKISILLTHECWLEKVESNHVRSICMDTEWAIIEREAEANLARQVGLNNLAYVIYTSGSTGNPKGVEIEHRGLLNLVCWHQQTLAISAIDRATQITGVGFDACGWEIWPYLSAGSSIYFVPDEIRHMPERLRDWWIEKAITIAFLPTPLAEKILLLDFTQNTSLRILLTGGDKLSNYPQAELPFQLVNNYGPTESTVVATSGRVDREERGDLAPVIGRAIANTQIYILDKYLQPVPIGIPGEIYIGGDGLARGYLNRPELTSECFIDRNVNDRLTVRLYKTGDRARYRIDGNLEFLGRLDDCVKIRGYRIELGEIESVLNHHPAVSQAVVLMREDRGEKTLVAYVSTQNGYSIESDNSRSIQLQDEQVSEWQMLYNETYTQPVNFDPKSNIVGWNSSYTSQPLPAEQMSEWMNNQVDRILAFQPQRVLEIGCGTGLMLFRIAPHCERYWGTDFSSVSIDYIQQQLARQELPQIQLFEQMATDFDRIEPATFDTVILNSVIQYFPTIDYLINAIAGAITATAPGGRIFIGDVRSLPLLTAFHTSVQLDRAEPSLTCLELQQRVQMQIFQEPELAIDPAFFTALQQQFPQIDRVQIQLLRGKYRNELTGFRYNAILEIGDETSRAELDGDRDNHSALNWSQANLNVPKVRQLLIDERPEILSILNVPNARVMSAVTAAAWLADGSDYKNVGQIRKALQSLEIGVDPEDWYAMDIPYRVEITWSSSSSQGDYDVMFICQEPVTQGTISRHHSTDIRPWHSYANNPLQAKAARQLVPQLQSYLAQKLPEYMLPSAFVVLDSLPLTANGKIDRRALAALPDPSASRTRSAPPMRSPDRYIAPRNSIERELANIFVEVLGLKRVGIYDNFFELGGHSLLATQLVSRVRDALQIELPLRSVFEAPTIDRLARVVASLQQSQAPSQAPALVPLSRESRRMKLSAFDRKPQGSQ from the coding sequence ATGCAGACGATTGAGTTTTTAGCTTATCTTCGTAGTTTAGATATTCAAGTTGTTATCGAAGATGAGAAGTTTCGCTGTACCGCTCCTGAAGGCACTCTGACACCAACACTGCGAGCAGAAATTCAGGCACGTAAAGCAGAGATCGTGGCATTTTTGGCTGCAACCCATCATCCCAGTCATCACACTTGTGGGTCACTGGTACCGATTTCGCGATCGGGACATCTACCGCTTTCTTTTGCTCAACAACGCCTGTGGTTTCTCGATCGATTAATTCCTAACAATCCTTTTTACAACATTCCTTTAGCCCTCAATTTAACAGGTACGATCGATCTGGCGGCACTAGAGCGGACTTTTAACGAAATCGTGCGCCGACACGAAGCTTTGCGCACCACGATGGCGATCGAGTCAGGGCAACCCGTTCAAGTTATCCATCCGACACTTGCCATCCCCTTGCCAGTTATCGATTTAACGCAAATACCAGCAGCCGAACGCGAAATTCGATCGCGACAGCTTACCGAGCGAGCAGCTCAAGAGCCATTCGATCTATCAACCCCTCCGTTGCTGCGAGTCAAACTGCTGCGACTGGAACAGACGCGATTCATCCTCCTGCTGACGTTACATCATATTGTCGCTGATGGTTGGTCGCTGGGGGTACTGATGCAAGAGATCTCCGCACTCTACCCCGCCTTTGCTAGCAATCGTCCCTCGTCGCTGCCAGAACTACCGATCCAATATGCAGACTTTGCTTACTGGCAACGCCAATGCTTGCAAGGTCGAGTTTTGGCAACCCAACTCAGCTATTGGCAACAGCAATTAGAAGGCATTTCGCTCCTCAATTTGCCCACAGACCGACCGAGATTATCAGCTCAAACCTATCAAGGGGCAAGGCAGCCACTGCAATTATCACCTCATTTGAGCTGGGCACTTTTAGCTCTGAGTCAGCAAGAAGGCGTCACTTTATTTATCACTCTGTTAGCCGCATTTCAAGTTTGGCTGTGCCGATATACCCAGCAAGAAGATATTGCGATCGGTTCGCCCATTGCCAATCGCAACCGTAGCGAAATCGAAGGGTTAATTGGTTTTTTTGTCAATAGTTTAGTATTGCGGACAGACCTTTCTGGAAACCCAACTTTTCGAGAAGTATTAAAGCGAGTTAAACAGGTTGCTTTGGGAGCATATACCCATCAAGATTTACCTTTTGAAAAGCTTGTAGCCGAACTAGATCCAGAGCGGAGCTTGAATAAAAATCCACTATTTCAAGTGGTATTTGCATTGCAAACTGCACCTATATCTGCGTTAGAGTTGCCCGATTTAATTTTAAGCCCGTTACCATTTACCACAGAAACAACTCGTTTCGATCTGGAGCTTCATTTGTGGGAGCCAAATACTCAAAATGGATTATGGGCAGATAGTTCGGATGGAATTAGTGGTTTTATAATTTACAGTACCGATCTATTCGATGCCGCGACGATCGAGAGGATGACAGGGCACTTTCAAACCTTGCTAGAAGGGATAGTTGCCAATCCAGAACATCAAATCGGCTATTTACCACTTTTAAGCAAATCTGAGTTAGATACTGTCTTAGTTGAATGGAACGCTACTCAGCGAGATTATCCGCAAGATACTTCTGTAGATCTGTTATTTGAGAGTGTGGCGCGGCAATATCCCGACTCGTTAGCTTTGGTATCGGCACATGAACAGCTTACTTACAATGATTTAAATATCCGTAGTAATAAACTCGCACATTATTTAAAAAAAGTTGGCGTAAAACCAGAAGTTTTAGTAGGAATTTATGTCGAACGCTCTTGCGATTTAGTCGTCGGCATGTTAGGCATTTTAAAAGCAGGTGGAGCTTATGTCCCGATCGATCCCACTTATCCAGCCGAACGGGTAAATTTAACGATTCGAGATGCGAAGATCTCAATATTATTAACTCACGAATGCTGGCTCGAAAAGGTCGAAAGTAATCACGTCCGATCGATCTGTATGGATACAGAGTGGGCAATTATCGAGCGAGAAGCTGAAGCTAATCTCGCTCGTCAAGTTGGATTGAATAATCTGGCTTACGTTATTTATACCTCTGGCTCTACTGGCAATCCTAAAGGTGTAGAAATCGAACATCGTGGATTGTTAAATCTGGTATGTTGGCACCAACAAACGTTGGCAATTTCGGCGATCGATCGAGCGACGCAGATTACTGGTGTTGGTTTTGATGCCTGCGGCTGGGAAATTTGGCCTTATCTTAGTGCCGGATCGAGTATTTATTTTGTACCAGACGAAATTCGCCACATGCCAGAAAGATTACGAGATTGGTGGATTGAAAAAGCGATAACTATTGCTTTTTTACCAACTCCACTAGCCGAGAAAATTCTGTTATTAGATTTTACACAGAATACGAGTTTGCGAATCTTACTTACGGGTGGCGATAAACTAAGTAATTATCCTCAAGCCGAACTTCCATTCCAGTTAGTTAATAATTATGGGCCGACTGAAAGCACTGTTGTAGCAACTTCGGGGCGGGTCGATCGTGAGGAACGCGGCGATTTAGCCCCTGTAATCGGTCGCGCGATCGCCAATACACAGATTTATATTTTAGATAAATATTTACAGCCAGTACCGATTGGTATTCCAGGAGAAATATACATTGGTGGTGATGGATTGGCACGAGGTTATTTAAATCGTCCAGAATTAACTAGCGAGTGCTTTATCGATCGTAATGTTAACGATCGCTTAACAGTACGACTTTATAAAACTGGCGATCGAGCGCGCTATCGCATCGATGGTAATCTTGAATTTTTAGGTCGTCTCGACGATTGCGTTAAAATTCGCGGTTATCGGATTGAGTTAGGCGAAATTGAATCAGTACTAAATCACCATCCAGCAGTAAGTCAAGCTGTCGTACTAATGCGTGAAGATCGAGGTGAAAAAACTTTAGTAGCTTATGTATCGACCCAGAATGGGTATAGCATAGAATCAGACAATAGTCGATCGATTCAATTGCAAGACGAGCAAGTTTCAGAATGGCAGATGCTCTACAACGAAACCTACACTCAACCTGTAAATTTCGATCCCAAATCGAATATCGTCGGTTGGAATAGCAGTTATACAAGTCAGCCGCTGCCAGCAGAGCAAATGTCTGAATGGATGAATAATCAAGTCGATCGCATTTTGGCTTTCCAACCCCAGCGAGTATTAGAAATTGGGTGTGGCACGGGGTTAATGTTATTTAGAATCGCTCCTCACTGCGAGCGATATTGGGGGACTGACTTTTCGTCAGTTTCGATCGACTATATTCAGCAACAATTAGCACGCCAAGAACTGCCACAGATTCAATTATTCGAGCAAATGGCAACCGATTTCGATCGAATCGAACCAGCAACATTCGATACCGTAATTCTTAACTCCGTCATCCAATACTTTCCCACCATCGATTATCTAATTAACGCGATTGCAGGTGCGATAACAGCAACTGCTCCTGGCGGTCGGATCTTCATCGGCGACGTCCGCAGTTTGCCCCTATTAACAGCTTTTCATACATCAGTACAACTCGATCGAGCCGAACCAAGCCTCACTTGCCTAGAGTTGCAGCAACGGGTACAAATGCAGATATTTCAAGAACCAGAATTAGCGATCGATCCAGCTTTTTTTACAGCTCTACAGCAACAATTCCCGCAAATCGATCGCGTCCAAATTCAACTGTTGCGGGGCAAATATCGTAATGAGTTAACTGGGTTTCGTTATAACGCGATCCTGGAGATTGGGGACGAAACTTCACGCGCCGAACTCGATGGCGATCGTGACAATCATTCAGCACTGAACTGGTCGCAAGCCAATCTGAACGTGCCCAAAGTACGTCAGTTATTAATAGACGAGCGACCGGAAATTTTGAGCATTCTCAACGTGCCTAATGCGCGGGTAATGTCAGCAGTAACAGCCGCAGCATGGCTAGCAGACGGATCGGATTATAAAAATGTCGGTCAAATTCGTAAAGCCTTGCAATCGCTCGAAATCGGCGTAGATCCAGAAGATTGGTATGCGATGGATATTCCTTATCGAGTCGAAATTACCTGGTCGAGTTCGAGTAGTCAGGGCGATTATGACGTAATGTTTATCTGCCAAGAGCCAGTCACACAAGGCACTATTTCTCGACATCATTCGACTGACATTCGCCCCTGGCATTCTTATGCCAATAATCCGCTCCAAGCCAAAGCCGCACGCCAATTAGTGCCGCAATTACAAAGTTATCTAGCGCAAAAACTGCCGGAGTACATGCTGCCATCAGCCTTTGTAGTATTAGACTCGCTACCGCTCACAGCCAATGGTAAAATCGATCGCCGCGCCTTAGCAGCATTGCCCGATCCGAGCGCATCTCGAACGCGAAGCGCGCCACCAATGCGGTCGCCAGATCGGTACATCGCCCCTCGAAATTCGATCGAGCGCGAACTTGCCAACATTTTTGTCGAAGTTTTGGGACTCAAACGCGTGGGAATTTACGATAATTTCTTTGAATTAGGCGGTCATTCATTACTGGCGACTCAGCTCGTTTCCAGAGTGCGCGACGCCTTACAGATCGAGTTACCTTTGCGGAGCGTCTTTGAAGCCCCCACGATCGATCGACTAGCTCGAGTGGTGGCAAGCCTTCAACAGAGCCAAGCTCCCAGTCAAGCACCAGCTTTGGTACCACTATCGCGCGAAAGTCGGCGGATGAAGTTGTCAGCTTTCGATCGCAAGCCCCAAGGAAGCCAGTAG
- a CDS encoding HAD-IIB family hydrolase, with protein sequence MVLPLIERLTDIRLIATDVDGTLTREGKFTTELLQAIDILNAKGIKLLLVTGRSAGWVSAVNNYLPVAGSIAENGGVYFQSNCSGFDFLTRLESIEEHRSLLAERFWELQSRYPQIEESSDNQFRITDWTFDVAGLTDAELGAIATQCQRWGYSFTFSTVQCHIKPPQQDKGVAIVRVLKLYFPDIAPTQIITVGDSPNDATMFDRALFPLSVGVANIQHYTDRLPHLPLYITKLPEVAGFCELVELLN encoded by the coding sequence ATGGTCTTACCCCTAATAGAGCGACTGACAGATATTCGGCTGATTGCGACCGATGTTGATGGTACCCTGACTCGTGAGGGTAAATTTACCACCGAGCTTCTACAGGCGATCGATATCCTTAATGCCAAAGGCATCAAGTTACTATTGGTTACAGGTAGATCTGCGGGGTGGGTGAGTGCTGTCAATAATTATCTGCCCGTAGCTGGATCGATCGCCGAAAATGGTGGGGTATATTTCCAGTCAAATTGCAGTGGTTTCGATTTTCTGACGCGACTCGAAAGTATCGAGGAGCATCGCTCCCTTTTGGCAGAGCGGTTTTGGGAATTGCAATCACGCTATCCCCAAATCGAAGAATCGAGCGACAATCAGTTTCGCATCACCGATTGGACATTTGACGTAGCGGGGTTGACAGACGCAGAATTAGGCGCGATTGCGACTCAGTGCCAACGGTGGGGCTATAGTTTTACCTTCAGTACCGTTCAGTGTCATATCAAGCCGCCACAGCAAGATAAAGGAGTGGCAATTGTACGAGTACTCAAACTCTATTTTCCCGACATCGCACCTACCCAAATAATTACCGTTGGCGATAGTCCTAATGATGCGACGATGTTCGATCGAGCATTATTTCCGCTCTCTGTCGGTGTTGCCAATATCCAACATTACACCGATCGATTGCCACATCTGCCGCTGTATATCACCAAGTTGCCCGAAGTTGCCGGATTTTGTGAGTTAGTAGAGTTATTAAATTAA
- a CDS encoding metallophosphoesterase family protein yields MKLVSDPTIARKMAKMQERMRWHHPLFQKLGIDRTQLVLDDRIEPEQGFTFCVLGDSGSGVRRRDSPQRRVAKLMLQTAPWAQFILHTGDVVYLVGSSEQYPENFIKPYRELLVGGDFAKQIRYDSMIFNRPFLPVLGNHDYYDLPIGYGVLSQLLRPVRQAFRYYIDLDVGWHGSYQGDAYAKAFLDYLKDIPDSELQQHLERHYTAQTSTGKGLNYQPGKFTRLPNRYYRFRYGGIDFFALDSNTFNAPLPLEANERGELRRQQLLADLERLQAEREEHLQIIHNLDPNNPTQPIPGEQESLDELLGKVEQIEELIRDLEKQLDPNTAGEQIDYEQLEWLERGLIESWQDKTVRGRMIYFHHPPYVTEATKWHQGQTLAVRHYLRGVFDRVALALKPLVDNRPLVDLVLSGHAHCFEYIETLDTGHADRGIKWVVCGGSGFSLRRQRQEGNVLQERIDGKLQDVAVSHQFIGKTGRGTQKRHAYSFLQVEVLPGRDLKFNLKPQVAEYHQHQWQYYTS; encoded by the coding sequence ATGAAGTTAGTTTCCGATCCGACTATCGCCCGCAAAATGGCCAAAATGCAGGAAAGAATGCGGTGGCATCATCCATTATTTCAAAAATTGGGAATCGATCGCACGCAACTAGTCTTAGACGACAGGATCGAGCCAGAGCAAGGGTTCACATTTTGCGTGCTGGGAGACAGCGGTAGTGGCGTGCGGCGGCGCGATAGTCCCCAGCGACGTGTAGCGAAGCTCATGCTGCAAACAGCACCCTGGGCGCAATTTATCCTGCATACTGGTGATGTCGTCTATCTAGTCGGATCGAGCGAACAGTATCCAGAGAATTTTATTAAGCCTTACCGAGAATTATTAGTGGGTGGCGATTTTGCCAAACAGATTCGCTATGATTCCATGATCTTCAATCGCCCCTTCTTGCCCGTACTCGGCAATCACGACTACTACGACTTGCCGATCGGTTATGGCGTATTGTCGCAGTTATTGCGCCCAGTGCGACAAGCTTTTCGTTATTACATCGATTTGGATGTGGGTTGGCACGGTTCATATCAGGGCGATGCTTATGCTAAAGCCTTCTTAGATTATCTCAAAGATATCCCCGACTCAGAACTCCAGCAGCATCTAGAGCGGCACTATACAGCCCAGACTTCTACAGGTAAAGGGTTGAATTATCAACCAGGTAAGTTTACCCGCCTCCCCAACCGCTATTATCGGTTTCGCTATGGGGGGATCGACTTTTTTGCGCTCGATTCTAACACCTTTAATGCGCCGTTACCGCTCGAAGCCAACGAACGGGGCGAGCTGCGCCGCCAGCAATTGCTTGCAGATCTAGAGCGATTGCAAGCCGAGCGCGAGGAACACTTGCAAATCATCCACAACTTAGATCCCAACAATCCCACACAACCGATACCGGGCGAACAGGAATCTCTTGACGAGTTACTCGGCAAAGTCGAACAGATCGAAGAATTAATTCGCGATCTAGAAAAACAATTAGATCCCAATACCGCAGGCGAACAAATAGATTACGAGCAACTAGAGTGGCTCGAACGCGGACTGATCGAATCTTGGCAAGACAAAACCGTGCGCGGCAGGATGATTTATTTTCACCATCCACCCTATGTTACCGAAGCAACCAAATGGCACCAAGGTCAAACCCTAGCCGTGCGCCATTATTTACGTGGTGTATTCGATCGCGTCGCGCTAGCACTCAAGCCACTCGTAGATAACCGTCCCCTCGTAGATCTAGTCCTATCTGGTCATGCCCATTGCTTTGAATATATCGAAACCCTAGACACCGGACATGCCGACCGAGGGATAAAGTGGGTTGTCTGTGGTGGGAGTGGTTTTAGTCTGCGCCGCCAACGTCAGGAAGGGAATGTCCTCCAAGAACGGATCGATGGCAAGTTGCAGGATGTCGCCGTATCGCATCAGTTTATCGGCAAAACCGGACGCGGCACGCAAAAACGTCACGCTTACTCATTTCTTCAAGTCGAGGTTTTACCCGGACGGGATCTCAAATTCAATCTCAAGCCCCAAGTTGCTGAATATCATCAGCATCAGTGGCAATATTATACTAGTTGA
- a CDS encoding MarR family winged helix-turn-helix transcriptional regulator: MQVFPGRETFDELERDFPDFDAESVETCLAFLNCATEVYTAFDAHFERYGLSAGKFTLLMQLYVAKQGIVPSEFAERANVTRATITGLLDGLERENLVRRQPHPSDRRMLTVCLTERGSALLENILPDHFCRTKRLMANLTSKDKKTLINLLKKLNSGTSALSDPN, translated from the coding sequence ATGCAAGTATTTCCAGGTCGGGAGACATTTGACGAACTCGAACGGGATTTTCCAGATTTTGATGCCGAATCAGTGGAAACCTGTCTGGCGTTTCTCAATTGTGCAACGGAGGTTTACACGGCCTTCGATGCTCATTTCGAGCGTTATGGACTCTCAGCGGGAAAATTTACACTGTTGATGCAACTGTATGTAGCAAAGCAGGGAATCGTCCCATCAGAATTTGCCGAACGAGCCAATGTCACACGGGCGACGATTACAGGTCTGCTCGATGGCTTAGAACGCGAGAATTTAGTGCGACGGCAGCCGCATCCGAGCGATCGGCGAATGCTCACCGTTTGCCTCACAGAACGGGGAAGCGCACTTCTGGAAAATATCTTGCCCGATCATTTCTGCCGTACCAAAAGATTGATGGCAAATTTAACTAGCAAAGATAAAAAGACTCTAATTAATTTGCTCAAAAAGCTGAACTCTGGTACTTCAGCGTTGTCCGACCCTAATTGA
- a CDS encoding iron uptake porin, giving the protein MNWSPLPLSMFLLLLPANSVLAELTASVGAEKFPVAVDLTSGQQRSDVRPSERSLQAIRSLIERYGCITANPNDFTAPSDRALTRYEFATGLNKCLTQIDKLSASSSTVSIRPEDLNILSRLQQEFATELSRIRERANTLANSANKLDRQQFSPTTKLRGQVIVAVNAGGFTGERIIDAQGRQIANEQPNSTALYRVALDLNTSFTGTDALRILLETGSGGGTTNVTGLLEPTFGSVIDFSVKPPTRNTIGIGRLVYAFKPTPDLQVAIGPDIRISDYIDRNRYANLSFRDFNSQIFVNNLLLMTNDGPSAGGAIDWNPDRGSFSLRATYSARDAANSSSQGPIRGGASFVPLLYPIQGGNRGLFGDTHQYTAELEYAPSKAVAVRLQYSGGEVFDRRFDVAGVNVELQLDPQIALFGRYGYGNYENTTFGNINPNYWMAGLAFPDLLMKGSLAGIAIGQPFISNEVGNANQTNIEAFYRISVSDNIQVTPSIQIVNNPSNQSANGTIFTGTVRTVFSF; this is encoded by the coding sequence ATGAACTGGTCTCCCCTCCCGCTCTCGATGTTTTTACTGCTACTTCCGGCTAACTCTGTGCTGGCAGAACTTACTGCTTCAGTCGGAGCTGAAAAATTCCCTGTAGCAGTGGATCTCACTTCAGGACAACAGCGTTCTGATGTTCGGCCAAGCGAGCGATCTCTCCAGGCTATTCGATCGTTAATCGAACGCTACGGTTGTATCACCGCAAATCCCAACGATTTTACCGCTCCAAGCGATCGTGCCCTGACGCGTTATGAGTTTGCGACAGGACTAAATAAATGCCTCACTCAGATCGATAAACTGTCAGCAAGTTCGAGTACAGTTTCAATTCGCCCAGAGGATTTAAACATACTCAGCCGCTTGCAACAAGAATTTGCGACAGAACTATCAAGAATTCGAGAACGTGCCAACACGCTCGCAAATAGTGCGAACAAACTGGATAGGCAGCAATTCTCACCGACAACCAAGCTGCGAGGACAAGTTATCGTAGCTGTCAACGCGGGTGGCTTTACAGGAGAGCGGATTATCGACGCTCAAGGCCGACAGATTGCTAACGAGCAACCTAATTCAACGGCTTTATACCGAGTTGCTTTAGATCTGAACACCAGTTTTACAGGCACAGATGCCTTGAGGATTTTGCTAGAAACTGGCAGTGGTGGGGGAACAACGAATGTGACAGGGCTGTTGGAACCGACATTTGGCAGTGTTATCGATTTCTCAGTCAAACCACCGACCCGCAACACGATTGGGATCGGTCGTCTAGTTTATGCTTTCAAGCCAACCCCAGATTTACAAGTGGCTATCGGCCCTGACATTCGCATCAGCGATTATATCGATCGCAATCGTTATGCCAATCTGAGCTTTCGAGACTTTAACTCCCAGATATTTGTCAACAATCTGCTGCTAATGACAAATGATGGGCCGAGTGCAGGCGGCGCGATCGATTGGAATCCCGATCGAGGATCGTTTAGTCTGCGGGCAACCTACTCAGCACGCGATGCCGCAAATTCTAGCAGTCAAGGCCCGATTCGAGGCGGTGCCTCATTCGTACCTCTGCTCTATCCCATTCAGGGGGGCAATCGCGGACTGTTTGGCGACACGCATCAATATACTGCGGAGTTAGAATATGCACCTTCAAAAGCTGTGGCAGTACGCCTACAATATAGCGGCGGAGAAGTTTTCGATCGTCGATTTGATGTTGCTGGTGTTAACGTCGAATTACAGCTCGACCCACAGATTGCATTGTTCGGTCGTTATGGCTATGGCAATTATGAAAATACAACATTTGGCAATATCAATCCTAACTATTGGATGGCTGGCTTGGCGTTTCCAGATCTCTTGATGAAAGGAAGTCTGGCAGGTATCGCGATCGGACAGCCATTCATTTCAAATGAAGTTGGGAATGCAAATCAAACCAACATTGAAGCTTTTTATCGCATTTCTGTGAGCGATAATATTCAAGTTACCCCTTCAATCCAGATTGTCAATAATCCCAGTAATCAAAGTGCAAACGGTACTATATTTACCGGAACCGTGCGAACGGTATTTTCTTTTTGA